One genomic region from Candidatus Effluviviaceae Genus V sp. encodes:
- a CDS encoding T9SS type A sorting domain-containing protein, whose amino-acid sequence MDTAASGTSEKTVLARPGSRRAHLSCAESPFYGARSLHDSYSLCYPGQWMSSARSSTARHTCAPRLAFLNGASRAKRRNTMKLAAWSLAAALVLLLCALSASAQYDMDQQVLGSGGTDASGGSYEMKGTVGQPLIGETSGGSYENGIGFWYMPGWLLTGVEESGSLKTLFGQNVPNPFNPVTVIGYAVAQPTHVTIIVYDVTGREVTRLVDEDVAPGRYKATFDARGLASGIYFARMTAGGFTETRKLVLLK is encoded by the coding sequence TCTGAGAAAACGGTGTTGGCAAGGCCGGGTTCACGGCGCGCACATCTGTCATGTGCGGAATCCCCTTTCTATGGCGCAAGGTCCTTGCATGACTCGTACTCACTCTGCTATCCTGGACAATGGATGAGTTCTGCCAGGAGCTCAACCGCTCGCCATACCTGTGCGCCACGGCTTGCCTTCCTTAACGGCGCGTCACGAGCGAAGAGGAGGAACACCATGAAGCTTGCTGCGTGGTCGCTCGCCGCCGCGCTGGTCCTGCTGCTGTGCGCGCTGTCCGCCAGCGCCCAGTACGACATGGACCAGCAGGTGCTCGGTTCAGGCGGAACCGACGCCTCCGGCGGGAGCTACGAGATGAAGGGCACGGTCGGACAGCCGCTCATCGGCGAGACGTCCGGCGGTTCCTACGAGAACGGGATCGGCTTCTGGTACATGCCGGGATGGCTTCTGACGGGAGTCGAGGAGAGCGGGAGCCTCAAGACCCTCTTCGGCCAGAATGTCCCGAATCCCTTCAACCCGGTGACGGTCATAGGCTACGCCGTAGCGCAGCCGACCCACGTCACGATCATCGTCTACGACGTCACCGGACGCGAGGTGACGCGGCTCGTGGACGAGGACGTCGCGCCGGGGCGCTACAAAGCGACGTTCGACGCGCGCGGCCTGGCGTCAGGTATCTACTTCGCCCGCATGACGGCCGGTGGGTTCACTGAAACGCGCAAGCTGGTTCTTCTCAAGTAG